The window AGATCAGATTGCGGTGGTGGGACATTCCCTCGGTGGCTGGACCGCACTGGAAATGGCCGGTGCCCGGTTCGACTCCAAGCGTTTCCTCCAGGAATGCGTCACCTATCCGCAACTGTCCAGTTGCAGCGTCTACAAACAGCTCAACCCTGACAGCGACCCGTCATCGAAAGCTCGATTGAGCAGTGACCTGAGAGACAAACGCGTCACCGCCATCGTCACCTTGGACCTGGGTCTGTCACGCGGCCTGACCAATGAAAGCCTGGCAAGATTGCCGGTGCCGGCACTGGTGATTGCGGCAGGCGCCCCTTCCGAAGATCTCCCTGCCCGGTTGGAGTCGGCCGATCTGGCTAAGCGGCTGCCACCGGCGATCAGTCGTTATGTCGAGATCGGCGATGCCAGCCACTTCAGTTTCTTGTCGAGGTGCAAACCTGGCGCAATGGCGTTGCTCGAAGAAGACGCACCCGGCGATGGAGTCATTTGTCGGGACGGCGATAACGCCCGACCGCGGGCGTTGATCCAATCGCAGATTGCCTCGCTGATCACCGAGTTTCTGGCGCAATCATTTCACAACTGACGGGTGCTGACGCCCTTGGCGATGGGTGCTTGGTGAGTGGCTAACGGCTGGGTCGACTCCTGCCCTTCACGACGGCAGTCCCAGTCCACTCAGCGCCCAACCAGACTACTCCCTTTCCCTTGAGTGAAATTTCCTAGAAAATCCTGACCGCTTGCGCCGGTCCATCGCCGGTGGCTATCTTCGGCCTGTCACTGCACATCAGTGACAGGGTTTGGTAGCCCTGGTGTCACTAGGCGCAAAGCGCCACCTTGAGCGAGGCGCTTTTTTTCGGCCTCCGTTTCATGGTGGCCGTGCGCAGGGCGTCCTCGGACGCGCCGGGTTCCTAGTGCACCGGTCTACCAACCTGCGTACGGCCGCCACCTTAAATCGTTTGGTAGCGATGGTGACGGCTTCCTAATTTGCACTAGGAGTATCGCAAGCCATGTTCAAACCCACCCCCAATCCGCCGGCTACACCTCGTGCCGGAATCATTGATCCTCGTCTAGTCGACCAGGCGCTGGCCCACTATGATCTGGGGCCGGATGCTGTACCGAAACCTGCACCCGCCTCTGTCACTGCCGCCGCACCGACAAACCAGCCACCGACCTCGCCGAATCCCGAAGACACCCTGCTCGACCTTCACTCGATCCTGCAATCAGCGGCCGCCACGGCCTATGAGAACGCCGACAACCAGACCGGCCCGAATCGCAAGGTCGCGATGGGGGTGGTGCACCTGATTGAGCTTGCACAGTTGAGAATGGGCCTGCTGGAGCAGCAGGTAGTAGCCGCCAGTAGTTGACGGTGTCACGGTCGATGGCGGCAATGACGAATCCGCTATCGACCCATTGCGGACATTGACTGAATCGAATCTGGTTTAGTCCGGGAGCGAGTACATGCGCTTCAACTGCAACGGGGTCAGGTCGTCAAGCTTGCGGTTGCGACTCGCGCTGATCCGTTTCTTGTCCATGTGCACCCCACGTGGATAGTAGCTGGTGCCGTATTCAAAGTTACCCTCGCAGCTCTGCACAAGCCACGCACCGCCTCGCGAGCCGTTGACTCCATTGGCTGACAGGTACTTGTGAAGCCGGATCACACATCCTTGGGGAAAATCAGCTTTTATCAAGCGCCCCCACTCCTGAGTAATCTCATCGTCGGCGGTGCAAACGGTCGAGACTAGCAGTAGGAACGAAGCCAGGATGGGCTTGTTGGGTCTAAGCATGGCGGCAATCCTTGTCGCGCGTGAGGATAAGGAATGATCAGTATGAATTTGTAACCACCGCGCGAATGCATCCTGGAAGTTTCGGCAAAGTCATTGCGTTCAGTCGTGAACCTTCGTCGATGCCGGGATATCAGCTCTTGATCCATAGAGGACGGAGTGGGGCCACGGGCCAGCTTTTCTTTAGCCCCGAACTGATGTGTGAGAAATGCGATTTTGGTGAGTTTGTAAGTTCATCTTTTGATTATTTACAATGTGTTTTTCTCTAAGCGAGATGTGGCCCATGGATGAAGAACGTTGGGGATTTCACCTGTTCGGTGCGAATTTCGCAAGTGTTGAAGAGGCAGAGTTATACGCCTTTGAACAATGGGAACCAGAACCTCCCGCAGCGGCTACCGATACCGAATGGAATGACTGGGAAGATCGCAACCCAACGTGGCGAATGGCTGCCGAGCTTGAATTCCATATCGACTCCGACTTTGTGGAACTGTCAGGTGGGCTCGATAGTGTCGTCTCTCAGATAAGCTGCCCGGCAGAGCGGGCAGAGGTGGTCGCCAAAGGATCCCCGTTCACTCATTTCATAATGATTGGTGCAAATCCGAACGCTATATGGCACGATCGTCGCTCGCGTTCATCTCAAGTCGAGCCCGTAACTCGCTTGCCAGAAAGCACAGCTACTGTCACTTACCTGGGCAAGTACAACTGCTGACAGGCACCATAGATGCCCACTACGAAAAATCCGGAACCACACGTATGTCGCGAGCCAGATCCGTAGAGACAAGCAAGAATGTCTGTCATTAGCCGATAGCTACCGCTCGACGAGACCGCGTCGGGTTGCCGTTGGCCTCGCAAATACTCTACCTTCCTGCTACTGGATGAAATCAAAACTAGGGCGCACGCCGCCCTCGAAGAAGCAGCGGGCGGAGACATGGAGCTATTTCACTTCTACAGCGGGTCAACTTTGGTGGGCTGGTCAGCGCTCGAAGACGGCGATCCTCCGATGGGCGTCGCCTCTGGCGAGTTCAAACCAGCCAATGGTTACGCTGCCATCCAAGTTGAGTGCCAATCCAGCCTCAGAGACCAATCGTCTCTATGCCTTTCCGTTAGAACTGTTACAGGCATTACGATTCCATGCGCAGGCATTAATATTTCGGATTATTCGAAAGACCTAAAAGATGGCAGTATAGAAGTCAGCGTTCTGGGAGTGCCTCATCCCCTTTACGAAGAGTTGTTCCCAAACCAAGTAGAGATTTATGCCCATCACTTTGACTGAGTGAGCGTTGGGGCACAGCGGACAGTGCTAGTTTGAAGGCACGATGCTGCTCGGGCCCGGCAGCTATCGACCCGAGCCAGGCAGCCATGATCGTTCCCACACGCCCGTCTGAGCATGCTCAAAATAGCGGCACCCCTCCCCATGGTATGCTCGCCCATCGACTCATTTCCCGATCAAGTTAACGCCCGAATGGATATCGAAGAGATCAAGTTGCAGTTGGTACGACCCGCGACAAAATTTGTCGCCGGCGGGTTTCGACCTACCCATGAGCACGATGAAAGCTGGCTGGGCAAGGTCTTCCTGTTTCGACCTGATGAAACCATTCCGGTGAACGCCGCGGGTGAGCAGATACTGCCCTATGCGCAGTTTTACCTGCCCAGCCTGCCCTACACCTGCCCGGCACTGGCGAACGTTCGGGTACTCACGCTCTTCATGTCCAGGGAGTTTCCAGAGCCATTCGAGCCCATGGGCGCCAATTGGTTGATCAGGGAGTACGGCGATACCGATACCCTGGTCAACAAATCACTTTCCGTGGCGGACTCGCCCCTCAAGGCGTTTCCCTTGAAGGCCGAGTTGATGGACGACTTTCCGTTATGGGATGGCGGTGGCGTTCCCGCAGAGCTTGAGGACGAGATACTCAAACTCGAACGAGCCGGGACGATAGACAGCTACTACGACCTGACCACCCATGTTTACGAGCACAAGATCGGCGGCTATCCCTCGTTTTGCCAATCGGGTGTTGATCCGGGTGATGGTTTTGAGTTCGTGTTTCAGGTTTCGTCAGATGCAAAGATCCATTTGAACGTGGTCGACAGCGGTAGCCTCATGTTCTGGAAAAACACGGCAACAGGGGAATGGCAGCTTTACTACGACTTCTACTGAGGGTGTTCTCGCCATATTTGGTTGAACCGGCCCCTTCTCGTATCATCAGCGCACCCTATCTGGAATGTTTTACGTGAAGTCGTCACCTGAAAGCCGTCCGCCCGCCCCTGCTGCTCCCCAAGGCCCCAAATGGGATGCTGGCGAGGCTGTCGGCCAGCTCTCATGGGACGATTTGCGGATCATCAAGACCTTGAGCGATTGTGGCAATCGCGCTGACACGGCCAAGAAGCTCGGCATCAATGTCTCCACCGTGTCGCGGCGCCTCTCCCAGGTTGAGAAATCACTCGGGGTGGCGCTCTTCGATCATCGAAAGGCGGGCTACTTGCTGACGGCCGAGGGTGCCGAGTTGCGTGCACTGGCCGAGCGCGTCGAGCTGGACATCGTCAGTGTCACCCGCAGGGTTTCGCGGGCCGGCCAGGGCCCCCTGGGGAAACTGCGGATCACCACCAGCGACTCGCTGCTTCTGTACTTTCTCACCCCGATCATCGCGAATTTCAAAACCCTCAATGAAGGCATCACGATCGAAGTGCTGGTGGGCAACCAGACGTTGAGCCTGGCCAGGGATGAGTCGGATATCGCCGTGCGTGCCACCCGAAAGCCGGCGGACACGCTGGTGGGTCGCAAGCTGGCCAACATCGCCTGGGCCGCTTATGGCACCGCCAAGCAGGCGGTCACTGCCGATCCCTTCGCGGAAGGACAGTCCTGGGTGTCCTACTCAGGCGGCTTACAGGGTTTGAAGGCGACGAACTATGTCGAGTGCCGGGTGGCCCCGGAGCGTATCTCGTACCGCACGGACTCGGTTGCCGCCGCCAGCGCGGCCATCGCGGCCGGCCTGGGCTTTGGTTTTCTGCCCTGCATGCTCGGCGACATCACGCCCGGGTTGGTTCGCGTCGGCCCCGTGGTGCGCGAGCTGCAGGACGAGCTCTGGCTGCTCACCCACCAGGACATCAGAAAGTCCTGGCGGGTCAAAGCCTTCATGACCTTCTGCGCAGCGGCCGTGGCCGACCTCAAGCCTCTGGTGGAAGGGCATCAGCCTTTACAGGCCTCATAGGTTGCGAGTGCTGATTATCGGCTCTGCGCGCCGATCACCGCCCTGCACACGATCTCGATCAGTTGCGGCCGTTGCGCGAGTCGCGATACCCCGATGATGTTACTGGCAGCCTGGGGGCGTTCCGTGCCGTAGGCGGCCTTGCGCACCTTGCCGACAACGGCAAAGGCCGCGTCCATGTCCAGCACATACAGCGTCTCTTCGACGACATCCTGCAGCGTGGCGCCATACAGGGCGAGCAGCTTGGAAATGTTGTCGTAGGAGACCCGCATCTGCTCTCCCATCGAGGAGTAATCGCTCGGCCTGCCGTCGGCATCCAGCGGCGCGGGGGCGACCAGGTTGCCCTCCTCGTCGTGGTTGAACTGCCCCGACACGAAGATCTCGTTCCCTACCCGCCGCGCCTGCGGATAACCGTAGCTGTCTTCCCATGGAACACCCCAGTAGGCGGTGTCGTCGTTGAAAGGTCGTGAAGCTGCCATTGGGTTCTCCTGGCGAGTGGGATCGACGTGATCCGCGTGGCACAGATGCTAGCACCGCCAGAGCGCTACTCATGGCGCATTAATGCGCCTACAAAGAGGCAAAAATGCGCCTTCATTTCGACGCATGTTTCGCTATCTTTTGCCGGCACCTGGCGACAACCCGCTGAGAAGGCTCTCACTACCCGAGGTCTCAGGACGGCGCGCTGCCTGACCCAAACACCTAACACCCAGGGGAAATGGAACTCCATGAACAGTAACGATTGCATCGTGTTGGCGACTGTTGAAGTGGATTTGCCCAAGCGGCTCAAGCCCTGGCAAGTCCGCACGGCCAAGCAATTGATGTTGGATCATCTGGATCGAGGAATATCGGTGGCAGAAATCGCACGAGCCTGCGCACTGTCACGCAGTCACTTTTCACGCATGTTCAAGGAAAGCACTCGGCTCCCTCCCCAGGAGTGGCTGCGCGAACAGCGGCTGAGCAAGAGCAAGGAGCTACTGACCCGTTCACGGATGCTGCTGGTCGATATCGCGCTGGAGTGCGGCTTCTGTGACCAGGCGCATTTTTCCAGAACATTCCTGAAAGCCGAGGGGATGACGCCGTTGTCCTGGAGGCAGCAGGCCCTCTATCCGAACGCCGGCCTCCGGTCGGCGTGACGGTGACCGGGCCGGCCACGAACGCATCCGCTGCATCGATAGGAAACTGGTCATCTCCTGCTTGGTTTCTTCAGTGTCCTAGGCTGTGTATGAAATTGCTTGAAACGCAGGTTAGGCAAGGCAAAAACCGGCGAGGAACGACCGGGGTCGCGCCCGACTTGACTGGTTGTCAATGAGCATTCCGAGCCGGTTTTTAACGCCGCATAACCAAGTTTCAAGCGATTTCATACATAGCCTAATAGCCCTGGGTGGGCACTGTTACCACAATCTCCACCATTCCTTCTTCACTGGCACCCTAGGCGTCAGTGAAGCGATCTCGGAGCCGGCAATTTTTATCGGGACAACATCCATCCCATCAAAACTACCGAGTCCCAGCGGTGGGATTTCTACTTGTAGAAAGCGAGTGGTCTCTGCTGAGGCCACCGAATGTAACGATGGCGATGGCGCGACATTTCGATCCAAGACACGTATGCCGTTCTCTGGATCATGCAGACTGCTTGCCTCCGTACCTTCGGTGCCATCGAGCAAAAGTGGCTGTATCGTGATCTCCCCAAGCTCATAGCTGATGTCCAGATCACCGCAAATGCAATGCAGCTTTTTCAGCTCACCATTTGATGATATGCACACAAAATCCAGCCCATTGTCATCTGTGCAAAAGCTGCAAATGTGTAACTGAAGGCTCTTGCTCAGCGCCAAACTCATATTCAAGAAGGCCCTCTTGAAGGGGTTGGCTAGCTGAGCGTCCACAAGCAGCTTGTACACCCGAGAAAGAACGTCCAATTCTGGAGGAAGCTCAAGCGGGAAATCCTTGCTCGGAGGCATAGACGTAAAGGGCCATTTCTGTTCTGCACCGGCCTTGAATGTATCCAGGTAGAACGAACTGGCGCTCTCATCGTGATGCAATGACCAACCCAAACTCATCGGTAAGGCACCAAGTGACTCCAAATCCGGCATTACCTTCATCACGTGAGCAACAACCAGGTTTCCCATGGCTTAGATCCTTCTGGCAGGGGGCTGAACCGACCCAAGCTTAGTCGATACTTGAGTATCTGCCTTGGGTCGCCACCAGAGGCAGCGTCCACTCGTTCAGCGTCGAACCAGGCAGCGTCGCTCCCTTGTGCCTGAAGATCAAAAGCTTCGCCAGCAAGCCGGCTCCTACGGGAGAGAGAGGCAACCACAACGCCTGTGAACGCCACCCCACTGTAGGAGCAGGGCTTGCCCGCGAATAGGCCAGTCGCCTCACCGCAGAACACTGGTCATTACGTGGCGTCGGTCCATTTCTCAGGCCGAAATAATCGCCTGCAACACCTGCTTGAAGTTCGCCACCTGCTCCTCATCGAACTGGCTGAACACCCGCTCCTGCTGCTCACGGGCAATGGTCCAGAGCGCCTCGGTCTGGTCGATGCCGGCTACGGACAGTCGCACACGCCCTTCCGTTTCGGTGACCAGGCCCTTGCGGCACAGGTTGGCGATGGCCTCTTCCACTTCACGCTGCGGCATTGCCACTTCGCGCAGCAGTTCGGCCTGGCTCAGGCCCGCATCGTTCTCCAGCACCATCAGCATGCGTGCTTCGCTGGTGCGCAGGCCGGTCGCCAGTTGCCGTGGCTGGTAGGTGCCCTGGTAGCAGCGCACGGCCTGGGTCATCAGGTAGTAGAGGTTGTCACGCAGGCGGCCCTGGAAGTGGCTGCTCGGGCGCTCCTGCAGGTCCGGCTGGGTGATGCGGGTGTGCGGCAGCACCATCGAGTAGGCACCCTGGTGATACAGCAGCGGTGCGCGGCCGAAGTCGTCGAAGGCCACCACCTTGCCGATCAGGATCCAGTGATCGCCGCCGTCGACCATCTGGTACTTTTCACAGCGAAAGCGCGCCGAGCAGTCGGCCAGCAGCGGCGCCCCGCCTTCGCCCACTTCATGCTCGATGTCGGCGAAGCGATCGTCCTTGCTGCGGGCGAAGTGATTGGAGTGGTCGATCTGGTCGGCGGCGAGGATGTTCACGGCGAAATGGCTGGCCTGTTCGAACACCTCCAGGCTCCCCGAGCGCTTGTCCAGGCTCCAGAGAATCAGCGCCGGCTCCAGCGAGACCGAGTTGAAGCTGTTGGCGGTGACGCCGACCCGGCGACCGTCGGCGGTGGCGGCGGTGACCACGGTCACGCCGGTGGCGAAGTTACCCAGCGCACGGCGAAACGCGCGCGAATCGAATTCAGCAGACATGCAAGACTCCCGGAGCCGCCTCGGTGGCAGCCCCTCGATTGTTGTTATGGATGGAGCGGTTTCAGGCCATGCTCGGGTCGGGTTCCAGGCCCATCAGCTCGCGGCCGAGGATCTGCGTGCAGACGTCGTAATCGGTGTAGGCATGGGCGCCGGTCATGTGCGAGTCGCGCCACAGGCGTTGCAGTTCGTTGGACTCCATCCACGCCCCGCCACCGGCGGCTTCGAACAGCCGGTCGACGGCCTGGATGCACATCTTCACCGCATAGCCCTGGTTGGTTCGCCAGAAGGCCAGGGTCTCGCGGCTCGGGTAGCGATGGGCTTCGCTGTGTTCGGCGTGCTCGGCCCAGGTCTTTTCCAGGAAGGCGCGTGCTGCGGCAACCTGGTGGGTGGACTCGGCCAGGCGCATCAGCGCCGGGGTGGCCGCGCCGACCTGGGCGCCGGTATAGGCCCGTACGCGGTTGCGGGTCTTTTCCTTGAAGGCGTCGAGCATGCGCTCGGCCACGCCCAGGCTGACGGTGGCAAAGCCGCTGGCGAAGTACGGACGGTATGGCGAGTAGAAGACCTTGCTGTCCGGGTACAGGCCGAAACCGGCCGACTTGCCTTCCATCATGTCCTTGGCTTTCTGGATACGATGGTTGGGCACAAACACGTTGTCGACGACCAGGGTCTTGGTGCCACTGCCCTTGATGCCGGCGGAGAACCAGTCATCGCGAATCTCGTAGTCGCTGCGCGGCAGCACGGCGAAGCCGTAGTCCTGGCCGCCTTCTTGGTTGACCCGGCGGCAACCGAGGATCGCCCACTCGGCGTGGTCGCAACCGCTGCTCCAGCCCATCTGGCCGCTGAACATCACCCCACCCTCGACTTCCTCGACCTTGCCGAACGGCGCGATCGAGCTGCTGGCGGTGGCATCGGGGTTTTCGCCCCAGATTTCGTCCTGCATCTGCTTGGAGAACATCGCCATCTGGTGGCTGTGGGTGCACAGCAGGCTCATGGCCCAGGCGGTACTGGCACAGGCGCCGGCCAGCAGCGCGATGCAGTCGCAGAACTGCGGCAGGGAGATTTCCAGGCCACCGTAGACCTTGGGCAGGAATGCCCGATGCAGGCCGATCTGTTTGAGCAGGGCAATGTTTTCAGCAGGGACCTGGCGGTCCTTTTCCGCCTGCGCGGCATTGGCGGCGATGGTCGGCAGAATGGCCTTGAGGTCTTCGAGCAGCGGGTTGGGCTGTTTCATGGGGGGTACCGAATTATTATTGGATTCCCCTCCAGTATTTCCCGCAGCCCCTACTTGGAAAATGGACGTTCCACAGGGCCGATTGTACTTTCCACGACCCTGCAGGTGTCCTGCCGACGATTACGGCTCGATGGCTTTGAGCTCGTCGAGCAGCTCGGTGAGCAGCGCCAGCTTGTCTTCGCCCAGGCGCGACACCAGGCGCTGGTAGTTCAATTCCATGTCGTCGGCCATCTCGACAAAACGCTGCTGGCCGGCGTCGGTCAGGGCGACGAACATGCGCCGCTGGTCCTCGTTGGACTTGAAGCGACGCACCAGGCCGTCACGCTCCATGCGCACCAGCACACCGGACATGCTCGGCTTGAGGATGCAGGCCTTCTCGGCCAACTGGTAGCTCTCCAGCTCGCCGTTCTGGCGCAGGATGCGGATGATCCGCCACTGCTGCTCGGTCAGGTCGTGGGCATTGAGCGAAGGACGGAAAAAGGCCATCGCGGCTTCGCGGGCCTGGAGCAACGAAAGGGTCAGTGAGGGACGTGGCACGGGCATCTTCAGGACAAGGTCAGTGAAAGGCCGATCAGCTTACGAGCCGGCGATACACGGTGGCAAGCGACACCGGCGCCGTTCATGGAAAGTACCAGCGCTTGCCCGGAAAAGGCATTGGCCGTCGTTCCGGGCGCCGCCACGATAACGGCACAACAGGCTCTCACCCCAAGGCCGTCCCATGCCGTCACCCTCTGAAACCGCCCTGGCGCTGCCGGTATTCCCCCGGTGTCATCTGCGCATACCGTTGGAAGAACCGACTGAAATAGGCCGGGTCCTTGAAGCCGAGCTGGTAGCAGATCTCGTTGGCCGAATGACCGGTGAACAGCAGCAGGCGCCGCGCCTCCTGCATCAGGCGCTCGAGCACCAGGCGCTTGGAGGACAGGTCGGCGATGCGTCGGCAGATGTCGTTCAGCCGCGCCTCAGTCACGCCCAGGCGCTCGGCATAGCCGGCCAGCGGCAGGTGCTCCAGGTAGTGGGCCTCGATCAACGCGTTGAAGCGGTGAAACACCTGCAGGTCCTCGTGCCGCGCCGGCCGTGCCTTGAGCGCATGCGCCGACAACCGCAGCAGGCTGATCAGCACCAGCCGGGTCAGCGCGTGCAGCGCCGGCGCACGGCCATTGGCCTGGCCCTCGATCTCTTCCCGCAGCGCCTCGAACATCAGTTCCAGGCGCCGCGCTTCGGCCAGCTGGTCACCGTCAAGGCGGTCCAGGGCCACGCACACCGGCGCCATCGGCGGCGGTGGCGCGAGCGCCGGGTCCTCTTCGAGCAGTTGCCAGACCAGTTGCTGGCGCACGGTCAGCACATGCCCGTCAGCGTCGAACTCGGTGACGAAGGAATGCGGGATGGTCGGCGGCGTGATGAAGAACATCGGCCCGCGTTCGACGAACTGCCGGTCGTCCAGGTACACGCGCACCGCCCCGCTCTTGACGTAATGCACCTGGAAAAACCGGTCGTGCCGGTGCACCGGCATGTTGCGGCCGAAGAAACCGGCCAGGTTGCTCAGGCGGTCGTAGTGGATCTCGGCATCGCTGTAGCGCTGGTCGTAGACCTGCCCGATGTTGATGTTGGGGATGGGCGAACGTTCGCTGCGCATCAGGGAATTCCTTGTTGTTATGGCCGCATGCTGCGCGTTTTCCCGGGCTTTGGAAAGTTGCCCGAACGCAACCTGGCTTGACGATCGTTAACATCTTAATTATAACGTTAACACATTAACAATGTCGGGCCCCAGGCCCCTCCAGGAGATCGAGATGCCCCGAAGCCTGTACGACACGGCCCACGGAACGCTGTTCGGCATCGCCCTGAACTACCAAGGCCTGCTTGCCCAGCGCCTGCCCGAGTTCAACGCGGCGCCCTACAAGGAACCACCGGTCAAGCCGGTGCTGTTCATCAAGACGCCCAACACCCGCAACCAGCACGACGGCACCGTCGAGCGGCCGACTGGCGAACGCCTGCAGCCGGGCCCGGCCCTGGCCGTGGTGATCGGCAAGCGCGCCAGCCGGGTCAGCGAGGCCCAGGCCCTGGAGTACGTGGCCGGCTACACCATCGCCAACGAATTCAGCCTGCCGGAAGACAGCTACTACCGCCCGGCGGTCAAGGCCAAGTGCCGCGATGGCTTCTGCGCCCTCGGCCCGGTGCTGGTGCCGACCCAGGACATCCCTAACCCGCAGACGCTGACCCTCAAGCTGTTGGTCAACGGCGAAGTGGTGCAGGAAAACACCACCGCCAACCAGGTGCGTGGCGTGGCCAAGTTGATTGCCGAACTGAGCGAGTTCATGACCCTGGATGTCGGCGATGTGTTGATCACCGGCACCCCGGAAGGTCGTGTCGACGTGCAGCCGGGAGACCGGGTGGATGTCGAGATCACCGGCCTGGGCCGTTTGACCAACCACATCGTCAGTGAACAGGAGCCTCGCCCATGAAACACGCCCGTATCCTGTTCGAAGGCGTCGTGCACGCGGTGCAGGTCAACGACGACCACAGCGTGCGCCTGGAAGATGGCCGCGTGCTCGGCGAGCAGCAGGTCACCTGGCTGCCTCCGGCCACCGGCAACATGTTCGCCCTGGGCCTGAACTACGCCGACCACGCTCGCGAACTGGCCTTCACCCCGCCGACCGAGCCGCTGGCGTTCATCAAGTCGCCGGGCACCTACACCGGTCACCACCAGCAGACCTGGCGCCCGGACGGCGTGACCTACATGCACTACGAGTGCGAGCTGGTCGCGGTGATCGGCAAACCGGCCAAGAACGTCAAGCGCGAAGACGCCCTGCAGTACCTGGCCGGCTACACCGTGTGCAACGACTACGCCATCCGCGACTACCTGGAAAACTACTACCGCCCCAACCTGCGGGTGAAGAACCGCGACGCCACCACTCCGGTCGGCCCGTGGATCGTCGATGTCGCCGATGTGCCGGACCCGTCGAACCTGACACTGCGCACCTGGATCAACGGCGAGCTGAAACAGGAAGGCACCACTGCGGACATGATCTTCGACATCCCCTGCCTGATCGAATACTTCTCCAGCTTCATGACCCTGCAGCCGGGCGACATGATCGCCACCGGCACGCCGGAGGGCCTGGCCGACGTGGTGCCGGGCGATGAAGTGGTGGTGGAAGTCGAGGGCGTCGGTCGCCTGGTCAACCGGATCGTCAGCGAAGCGGACTTCTTCAAGAACAACGTCAAGCACAACAAGGCATGAGCAGCATGATCAAGCACTGGATCAACGGCCGTGAGGTCGAAAGCAAAGACACCTTCGTCAACTACAACCCGGCCACCGGCGAGGCGATCGGTGAAGTCGCCAGCGGCGGTGCCGAGGAAGTCGCCCAGGCCGTGGCCGCGGCCAAGGAAGCC of the Pseudomonas vanderleydeniana genome contains:
- a CDS encoding LysR family transcriptional regulator; protein product: MFYVKSSPESRPPAPAAPQGPKWDAGEAVGQLSWDDLRIIKTLSDCGNRADTAKKLGINVSTVSRRLSQVEKSLGVALFDHRKAGYLLTAEGAELRALAERVELDIVSVTRRVSRAGQGPLGKLRITTSDSLLLYFLTPIIANFKTLNEGITIEVLVGNQTLSLARDESDIAVRATRKPADTLVGRKLANIAWAAYGTAKQAVTADPFAEGQSWVSYSGGLQGLKATNYVECRVAPERISYRTDSVAAASAAIAAGLGFGFLPCMLGDITPGLVRVGPVVRELQDELWLLTHQDIRKSWRVKAFMTFCAAAVADLKPLVEGHQPLQAS
- a CDS encoding RidA family protein: MAASRPFNDDTAYWGVPWEDSYGYPQARRVGNEIFVSGQFNHDEEGNLVAPAPLDADGRPSDYSSMGEQMRVSYDNISKLLALYGATLQDVVEETLYVLDMDAAFAVVGKVRKAAYGTERPQAASNIIGVSRLAQRPQLIEIVCRAVIGAQSR
- a CDS encoding helix-turn-helix domain-containing protein gives rise to the protein MNSNDCIVLATVEVDLPKRLKPWQVRTAKQLMLDHLDRGISVAEIARACALSRSHFSRMFKESTRLPPQEWLREQRLSKSKELLTRSRMLLVDIALECGFCDQAHFSRTFLKAEGMTPLSWRQQALYPNAGLRSA
- a CDS encoding DUF1963 domain-containing protein: MDIEEIKLQLVRPATKFVAGGFRPTHEHDESWLGKVFLFRPDETIPVNAAGEQILPYAQFYLPSLPYTCPALANVRVLTLFMSREFPEPFEPMGANWLIREYGDTDTLVNKSLSVADSPLKAFPLKAELMDDFPLWDGGGVPAELEDEILKLERAGTIDSYYDLTTHVYEHKIGGYPSFCQSGVDPGDGFEFVFQVSSDAKIHLNVVDSGSLMFWKNTATGEWQLYYDFY
- the hpaA gene encoding 4-hydroxyphenylacetate catabolism regulatory protein HpaA; this translates as MRSERSPIPNINIGQVYDQRYSDAEIHYDRLSNLAGFFGRNMPVHRHDRFFQVHYVKSGAVRVYLDDRQFVERGPMFFITPPTIPHSFVTEFDADGHVLTVRQQLVWQLLEEDPALAPPPPMAPVCVALDRLDGDQLAEARRLELMFEALREEIEGQANGRAPALHALTRLVLISLLRLSAHALKARPARHEDLQVFHRFNALIEAHYLEHLPLAGYAERLGVTEARLNDICRRIADLSSKRLVLERLMQEARRLLLFTGHSANEICYQLGFKDPAYFSRFFQRYAQMTPGEYRQRQGGFRG
- a CDS encoding DUF6124 family protein → MFKPTPNPPATPRAGIIDPRLVDQALAHYDLGPDAVPKPAPASVTAAAPTNQPPTSPNPEDTLLDLHSILQSAAATAYENADNQTGPNRKVAMGVVHLIELAQLRMGLLEQQVVAASS
- the hpaR gene encoding homoprotocatechuate degradation operon regulator HpaR; the encoded protein is MPVPRPSLTLSLLQAREAAMAFFRPSLNAHDLTEQQWRIIRILRQNGELESYQLAEKACILKPSMSGVLVRMERDGLVRRFKSNEDQRRMFVALTDAGQQRFVEMADDMELNYQRLVSRLGEDKLALLTELLDELKAIEP
- a CDS encoding alpha/beta hydrolase family protein; this encodes MKTVLGFVLLTCLNVPAFASYESIGFQNKTLPDEQNNRPLELVVWYPSKTTATPQLIADSAVFVGDVAVRDAPPAAGAHPLVVLSHGFRGNWGNQSWIASALAHQGYIVAAVNHPGTTTRDRNPAAAAQLWQRPIDLQRAIDAVVAEPSPYGRVAKDQIAVVGHSLGGWTALEMAGARFDSKRFLQECVTYPQLSSCSVYKQLNPDSDPSSKARLSSDLRDKRVTAIVTLDLGLSRGLTNESLARLPVPALVIAAGAPSEDLPARLESADLAKRLPPAISRYVEIGDASHFSFLSRCKPGAMALLEEDAPGDGVICRDGDNARPRALIQSQIASLITEFLAQSFHN
- a CDS encoding p-hydroxyphenylacetate 3-hydroxylase reductase component translates to MSAEFDSRAFRRALGNFATGVTVVTAATADGRRVGVTANSFNSVSLEPALILWSLDKRSGSLEVFEQASHFAVNILAADQIDHSNHFARSKDDRFADIEHEVGEGGAPLLADCSARFRCEKYQMVDGGDHWILIGKVVAFDDFGRAPLLYHQGAYSMVLPHTRITQPDLQERPSSHFQGRLRDNLYYLMTQAVRCYQGTYQPRQLATGLRTSEARMLMVLENDAGLSQAELLREVAMPQREVEEAIANLCRKGLVTETEGRVRLSVAGIDQTEALWTIAREQQERVFSQFDEEQVANFKQVLQAIISA
- a CDS encoding p-hydroxyphenylacetate 3-hydroxylase oxygenase component — translated: MKQPNPLLEDLKAILPTIAANAAQAEKDRQVPAENIALLKQIGLHRAFLPKVYGGLEISLPQFCDCIALLAGACASTAWAMSLLCTHSHQMAMFSKQMQDEIWGENPDATASSSIAPFGKVEEVEGGVMFSGQMGWSSGCDHAEWAILGCRRVNQEGGQDYGFAVLPRSDYEIRDDWFSAGIKGSGTKTLVVDNVFVPNHRIQKAKDMMEGKSAGFGLYPDSKVFYSPYRPYFASGFATVSLGVAERMLDAFKEKTRNRVRAYTGAQVGAATPALMRLAESTHQVAAARAFLEKTWAEHAEHSEAHRYPSRETLAFWRTNQGYAVKMCIQAVDRLFEAAGGGAWMESNELQRLWRDSHMTGAHAYTDYDVCTQILGRELMGLEPDPSMA